The Spiribacter roseus genome includes the window CTGGAGAGCCTCGAGTCGCAGTGGTCGCTGGATGATCGGTTCAAGCCGGCCATTTCCCACCAGGCCCGGGAACACATCGTTGAGGGCTGGCACGACGCGGTCCGTCGGACCCTGACGACCGGGCGCTGAAAACGCTACTATGGCGGTATTCAATACCGTTGCCGGAGGATGGATGCAGTATCTGCACACAATGGTCCGAATCAGTGACGTCGATGCGTCGCTGCGGTTTTACTGCGACCTGCTCGGCCTCGAGGAGATCAGCCGTCAGGACAGCGAAAAGGGGCGTTTCACCCTGATCTTCCTGGCCGCGCCGGCCGACCGTGACCGGGCCCGCTCCAGCGATCGGGCGCCGATGCTCGAGCTGACCTACAACTGGGACCCGGAGACC containing:
- a CDS encoding VOC family protein yields the protein MAVFNTVAGGWMQYLHTMVRISDVDASLRFYCDLLGLEEISRQDSEKGRFTLIFLAAPADRDRARSSDRAPMLELTYNWDPETYTGGRNFGHLAYRVDDIYATCQHLMDNGVTINRPPRDGHMAFVKSPDGISVELLQSGDALPTQEPWASMANTGSW